In a single window of the Planctomycetia bacterium genome:
- a CDS encoding HPr family phosphocarrier protein, with protein sequence MTEANGQAEIEVTISNAQGLHARPVMRFVDLASTFQSSIRVLKRSDGRSVDGKSPMEMMLLEGVKGTVFGICAQGPDAREAVQALADLVNSKFGEE encoded by the coding sequence ATGACGGAAGCAAATGGACAGGCGGAGATCGAGGTCACGATCTCGAACGCACAGGGCTTGCATGCCCGGCCGGTCATGCGTTTTGTCGATCTGGCTTCGACTTTCCAGAGTTCGATTCGGGTGCTCAAGCGCTCCGATGGGAGATCGGTCGATGGCAAGAGTCCGATGGAAATGATGCTTCTGGAAGGTGTAAAGGGAACGGTCTTCGGAATTTGCGCTCAGGGTCCGGACGCCAGGGAGGCCGTGCAGGCCCTGGCCGATCTCGTCAATTCAAAATTCGGCGAAGAATGA
- the raiA gene encoding ribosome-associated translation inhibitor RaiA, translating into MQITVSGLHTEIPASLREYVEEKASKFERYYDRVQTVEVVFAAEASKLKCEIIARADHHATFVAKEIHEDAFAAFDTTARELERQLTRHKEKHRNHKHPEADRIE; encoded by the coding sequence ATGCAGATTACAGTATCCGGCCTACATACGGAGATTCCTGCGTCGCTCCGCGAGTACGTGGAAGAGAAGGCCTCGAAATTTGAGCGCTACTACGATCGTGTTCAGACTGTTGAAGTGGTGTTCGCCGCCGAGGCGTCGAAGCTGAAATGCGAGATCATTGCGCGAGCCGATCATCATGCCACGTTTGTCGCCAAGGAAATACACGAAGATGCGTTCGCCGCATTCGACACAACCGCACGGGAATTGGAGCGTCAGTTGACGCGACACAAGGAAAAGCACCGCAACCATAAGCATCCTGAAGCGGACCGCATAGAATAG
- a CDS encoding PTS sugar transporter subunit IIA, translated as MKLTDFVVQGAIVPELQATDRNGVIRELVKSVCDASGVSAQSAETIAKAVIQRENQGSTGFGKGVAVPHVKHALVPKIMSTIGRIPAGLDFSALDRAPVYTVVVLLSPPDNPDGHLQAMESIFRHLQRDNFRRFLRQAETASAIWELIKEADEMPAG; from the coding sequence ATGAAGCTCACGGACTTTGTCGTGCAAGGTGCGATCGTGCCTGAATTGCAGGCCACCGATCGAAACGGTGTGATTCGTGAACTGGTCAAGAGCGTCTGCGATGCGTCCGGCGTGTCTGCTCAAAGCGCGGAGACGATCGCCAAGGCGGTGATTCAGCGAGAAAACCAGGGCAGCACCGGCTTCGGCAAGGGTGTCGCCGTACCCCACGTCAAGCACGCGCTGGTGCCCAAGATCATGTCCACGATCGGGCGAATTCCGGCGGGCCTCGATTTCTCCGCGCTGGATCGCGCCCCGGTTTACACGGTCGTGGTATTGCTTTCGCCCCCGGATAATCCTGACGGCCACCTTCAGGCCATGGAGAGCATCTTCAGGCATTTGCAGCGGGACAACTTCAGGAGATTTCTCCGGCAGGCGGAGACCGCGAGTGCTATTTGGGAGTTGATCAAAGAGGCCGATGAGATGCCCGCGGGTTGA